The genomic region CCTCGACGATCGCGATGCTTGCCCGTCGCAGCTGCCTGGCGACGACCAGGGCGACGCTGCCGTCCAGACCGGCCCGCTTGAGCGCGTCACCGACCTCGGTGGTGGTCACGAAGCCGCGGTCGCTGCCGACCTCGAGCAGTTCTGCCACCTCGGGGGTGCGTGAGATCGACTCGCGCTCAGCGAGGTCGACGACGTCGGCGTGACGAGCGGCATCGGCGGCCGCGGCGTGCACGTCCTCGCCTGGGCCGTGCGCGGTCGCGGCGAGGTCGGCGTCGCTCGGTTCAGGCTCGTGCGGTGGGGGGGGCAGCGCCTCCGGCCGCTCGGCATGCAGGGTCGTCACCGTGGCCACGCCGTCGGTCGCCGCAGGAGCCGTCGACCGGGGCCCGTCGGCAGGCGGCACGGACGACTCCTCTCGGTCCCGTTCGTTGACTGACCGGCCCTCGGCCGGCGAGGCACCGGCGGCCGCTCGACCCCCGCTCCCCCTCGAACCGCAGGCTAACGGTCACCGTCCGCCGAGGGAGGCCGTCTTCGGTGCCGCGCTCGGGTCGCGCACACCCCGCACGAGCTAGTCCTCGCTGACCGACGTCAGCGCGCGCCGACGCGCCTCGAGTTCGCGGAGTTCACCGAGCACCGCCATCAGTTCCTCGCGGTCGCTGGTGTGGTGCAGCGTCTGCAACCGCTGCTTGAGGGTGCGCTCCTCGGCCTGCAGCCGGTCCGCGAGCAACGAGCGGACCCGCCATGCCGCGACGTCGGCGTCGATGGGCACCACCTCGTCCTCGAGCGCGATCTCGCGGATCTTGCCGCGCAACGAGTCGTCGGGCGCCGCATCGAGGACGGCGGCGAGCTCCACGCCGGCGCCCCCAGCCGTCTGGACGGCGGCGAACACCTGGCGCGCCACCGGATGGGTGAAGTCGTCCTCGGCCAACTCGAACCACTCGTCGGGCAGCCACTGCGGTACCTGGAGCGCCGTCCGCAGGACGTCACGCTCGCGACGGACCCTCGCCCGGTCGAGCGAGGCCACCCCGCCGACGCTGCCACCACGCCCCTGCCGCGCCTGCCCCATCGGCGCCACGCCCTCGTGGGCATCGAGTTCGACCCCCAGGCGTTTCGCCGAACGCACGACGAACTCGTAGGCGACGCCGATCCCGGCGGCCACCTCGGTGCGGGCCCACTCGCGGCGCAGGTCGAGGTCGGGCTCGCGGCCCACGATCTCGATCGCCTCGTGCAGGGCGGCCGTGCGACCGGCCTCGGACCCCAGGTCGGCCCCGGCCAGACGGCGTCGCAGCACGAAGGGCACGACGGGCGTCGCGCCGGCGACGGCGTCCCGCATGCCCTCCACGCCCATGTCGCGCACGAGGTCGGCCGGGTCGCGTCCGTCCTCGAGCACCAGCACCCGCAGGTCGAGATCGGCGCCGCCGCCGTCGCCACCGAGGGTCCGGGCGGCTTCCCACGCCCGCTCGGCGGCCTTGACCCCCGCCTCGTCGCCGTCGAAGGCGAACACGACCTTCTGCGCGTAGCGCGACACCATGCGCAGGTGCTCGACCCCGACGGCCGTGCCGCAGGTGGCGACCGCGTTGCCGAACCCGGCCTGGTGCAGCGCCATGACGTCGGTGTAGCCCTCGCAGATCAGCACCTGCTGGGTCCGCACGATGTCGGCGCGCGCCTGCGGAACGCCGTACAGGACGCGGGTCTTCTTGTACAGCGGGGTCTCGGGCGAGTTGAGGTACTTGGGCGGGTCGAAGTCGCCGTAGTCGAGCCCCGGGAGAATGCGCCCGCCGAAACCGATGACGTCGCCGCCGGGGTCGTGGACGGGGAAGATCAGGCGGCCGCGGAAACGGTCACGCAGGCCACCTCGCTCGTTACGGACGACCAGGCCGGTCTCGATCAGGTCCTCGGCGCGGAAACCCTGCCTGGTCAACGCCTGCGCCAGGCGCTCCCACTCGTTCGGGGCGAAGCCGAGGTCGAACCGCTGCGCGTCCTCGCGACCGAAGCCGCGTTCCTTGAGGTAGGCGCGTGCGACCTCCCCGGCATCGGCGTAGAGCGTACGTGTGAAGAACTCCAGCGCCGCGGCGGTCACCTGCACGAGCCGCGAGCGCTGTCCGACGGCTTGTCGGTCGCGCGTGGACATCTCCTCGTAGCGGAGCGTGAAACCGGTGCGCCGTGCCAGGGCCTCGACGGCCTCGGGGAACTCCAGGCCCTCGATGCGCATCAGGAAGTCGTAGAGGTCGCCGGACTCGTCGCAGCCGAAGCAGTGGAAGAAGTTGCCGTCCGGCGCGACGGTGAACGAGGGCGTCTTCTCGTTGTGGAACGGGCACAGGCCCTTGTAGCGGGTACCGGCGCGCTTGAGGGTGGTGTAGTCGCCGACGACCGCGACGGCATCCGCCTGCCTGCGCAGGGTCTCGATGTCGTCCTTGAGGATCCGCCCGGCCACCTACCGCCGCCTTTCGCTTCGCCTGCCGCCCCGGCCCTGCAGCCGCCCCGGGAGCCGCCCCGCAGCCACCTGCCTCAGGCGACGACGTTGGTGTCGGCCCAGTCGGGATCGAGCTCGTGCAGGAACCCCGTGATGCGTTCGACCTCGCTGGTCTCGCCGATCTCGGCCGCGGCGGCGCGCAGGCGGACCAGGCAGACCAGGAAGCCGCGGTTGGTGTCCTGCGACCAGCGGACGAACCCGCGTCCACCCCAGCCAGCGGCACGGAGCGCATCGAGCCCGCGGTGGTAGCCGACGCGCGCGTAGGCATACCGCTCGATCGGTTCGCGTCCGAGCTCCGCCAGCTCCGCCCAGCCCTCGACGAAGGTGGGGTGGTCGGCGACGACCCGGCTCGTGGCCAGCAGCCGCGCGTCGGCGTCGGCCGCGCGCGCCTCCGCCAGCCCTTGACGCGCCGCCTCGGGCGCCAGGGGCAACACGGTCTCGTGCCGGTCGGCCATGGGAAGTTCGGGCACAGCACACCTCGAGTTGTCGACGACGACGCCGCGCCCGCGCATCGGGCACGGCCGACGGTCCACAGGGTCCGTCGCCGAGCGAAGGTAGCCGCCGACGCTGGCTAGCCTCGCCGTCCTCCCCACACCCGTGCGCCCGACCCGGAGGCCGTCGTGACCGTCCGCTACGCCGTCGACCTCCGCGACCGGCTGCACCACCTGGTGCGCGTGACCCTCTCGGTTCCCGCCGAGCACGCCGCCGGCGCCCGGATCGTGCTGCCGGTGTGGACGCCCGGCAGTTACGTGGTCCGGGACTACGTCCACCACGTCCAGTGGATCCGGGCCGTCGATGCCGCCGGCGCCGAGGTCGACCTCATGCCCGACGGGCACACGGCCTGGCGGCTTCCCGAGCGGGCCTCCGGCGCGCACGAGGTCACCCTCGAGCTGTACGCGAACGAACTCACGGTCCGCACCAACCACGTCGACGACCACCACGCGCTGCTGATCCCCGCGGCCACCTTCCCCTACCTCGAGGGAGCCGAGCACGAACCACACGTGGTGCACCTGCCGGCCGTCCCCGCGACCCACCGGGTGTGGTCGCTGCTGCCCGCGGGCGAGGAAGCCGACACCTACGTGGCCGAGCACCGGGACCACCTCGTCGACAGCGCCTTCGAAGTCGGTGACCTGCCGGCGGTCGAGTTCGAGGTGGCCGGGGTTCCGCACGCGTTCGTGTGGGCCGGTCACGGCGGCCGCCCCGACCTCGATGCGATCGCCCGCGACGCGACCGCGATCGGCGAGGCCGCCGTCTCGCTGTTCGACGGCGTGCTGCCGGTCGACCGCTACGTCTACCTGTGCACCGGCTGGCACGAGGGTGGTGGGGGCCTCGAGCACCGCGAGGGCTCGGTGCTGCAGATGCCGATCCGCACGTTCCAGGACGCCGACCTGCTGGCCCGGTTCCAGTCGCTGGTCGCCCACGAGTACCTGCACCTGTGGAACGTGAAGCGCCTGGTTCCCGCTGCGCTCGTCGCACCCGACTACGAGCGCCCCACCCACACCGAGTCGTTGTGGGTCGCCGAGGGCTGGACCGCCTACTACGACGAGCTC from Egicoccus sp. AB-alg6-2 harbors:
- a CDS encoding M61 family metallopeptidase; translation: MTVRYAVDLRDRLHHLVRVTLSVPAEHAAGARIVLPVWTPGSYVVRDYVHHVQWIRAVDAAGAEVDLMPDGHTAWRLPERASGAHEVTLELYANELTVRTNHVDDHHALLIPAATFPYLEGAEHEPHVVHLPAVPATHRVWSLLPAGEEADTYVAEHRDHLVDSAFEVGDLPAVEFEVAGVPHAFVWAGHGGRPDLDAIARDATAIGEAAVSLFDGVLPVDRYVYLCTGWHEGGGGLEHREGSVLQMPIRTFQDADLLARFQSLVAHEYLHLWNVKRLVPAALVAPDYERPTHTESLWVAEGWTAYYDELVPLRAGVWTLTRFLDNLRDTWQRVLDTPGVALQSLRRAGHEAWVKHYVRDENTLNANTDYYGHGALVAWYLDLRLRERQPDGDGLDDVFRLLWRRHADTAEGYTEADVEKAVADVAGEDFGHVFAAHVAGTELPPVDDALHAVGLKVVATSGDETPDLGVHVTEDDHGVVFATVLRGRPAWQAGLTGGDQLVAVDGTRVGRGHLPGMLQARGAGDTVEVTVLRGPRMLTRTVTLGAPRPGRRLVRDEAASDAQREAFRRWTGTAWDAAPSA
- the dnaG gene encoding DNA primase translates to MAGRILKDDIETLRRQADAVAVVGDYTTLKRAGTRYKGLCPFHNEKTPSFTVAPDGNFFHCFGCDESGDLYDFLMRIEGLEFPEAVEALARRTGFTLRYEEMSTRDRQAVGQRSRLVQVTAAALEFFTRTLYADAGEVARAYLKERGFGREDAQRFDLGFAPNEWERLAQALTRQGFRAEDLIETGLVVRNERGGLRDRFRGRLIFPVHDPGGDVIGFGGRILPGLDYGDFDPPKYLNSPETPLYKKTRVLYGVPQARADIVRTQQVLICEGYTDVMALHQAGFGNAVATCGTAVGVEHLRMVSRYAQKVVFAFDGDEAGVKAAERAWEAARTLGGDGGGADLDLRVLVLEDGRDPADLVRDMGVEGMRDAVAGATPVVPFVLRRRLAGADLGSEAGRTAALHEAIEIVGREPDLDLRREWARTEVAAGIGVAYEFVVRSAKRLGVELDAHEGVAPMGQARQGRGGSVGGVASLDRARVRRERDVLRTALQVPQWLPDEWFELAEDDFTHPVARQVFAAVQTAGGAGVELAAVLDAAPDDSLRGKIREIALEDEVVPIDADVAAWRVRSLLADRLQAEERTLKQRLQTLHHTSDREELMAVLGELRELEARRRALTSVSED
- a CDS encoding DUF3151 family protein, with amino-acid sequence MPELPMADRHETVLPLAPEAARQGLAEARAADADARLLATSRVVADHPTFVEGWAELAELGREPIERYAYARVGYHRGLDALRAAGWGGRGFVRWSQDTNRGFLVCLVRLRAAAAEIGETSEVERITGFLHELDPDWADTNVVA